CTGTTTATCACGATTGTTTTTAATTTCTACTTGAAGAGCAAGATAGTGTGATGATGAATCTTCATCTTTTGGTAAGACATACATACCGTCTTTAACAGAAACTTCAAAGTTTGAGTTAGATGCAGTACCATTGTCACTTGCTTTCTTACTATTTCCACAAGCTACCAATGCTAAAGCAGTCAAAACTAAAGCAGAATGCTTAAGAACCTTTTTCATAATAGAAAATCTCCTTTTTTTATTTATTATATTGTACCATACAGTCAAAAATTTTCAAACCAGAAACAGGAAATCGCTTTAAAAATATTGTAAATTTTTAAATATAATAAATATCTACTCATTCTATGATTAAAATGAAACTTAAATTCAAATAACTGAGCCACGCTAACGTTTTACTAAAACTTTAAATAGTGGTATAATGAAGGCGATTAGATTATATATTAAAGGAGAAATCTTATGACTTACCAAGAAAACTTCCAAAAATGGGCTGATTTCGCTGACCTACCAGATTACCTTCGTCGTGATTTGGAAAGCATGGATGAAAAAACAAAGGAAGACGCCTTTTACACAAACCTTGAATTTGGTACTGCTGGTATGCGTGGTTTGATTGGTGCTGGTACAAACCGCATTAATATCTATGTTGTTCGCCAAGCAACTGAAGGTTTGGCTCGTTTAATCGAATCAAAAGGTGGAAACGAAAAAGATCGTGGTGTTGCCATCGCTTATGATAGCCGTCACTTCTCTCCAGAATTTGCCTTTGAATCAGCAGCAGTTCTTGCAAAACACGGTATTAAATCATATGTCTTTGAAAGTCTCCGTCCAACTCCAGAACTTTCATTTGCTGTTCGTCACCTCAACTGTTTTGCAGGAATCATGATTACAGCTAGTCACAACCCAGCTCCATTTAACGGATACAAGGTTTACGGTGAAGATGGTGGCCAAATGCCTCCACACGATGCAGACGCTTTGACTACTTATATCCGTGCGATCGAAAATCCATTTGCTGTGGAAGTCGCTGATGTTGAGGCTGAAAAAGCATCTGGTTTGATTGAAGTTATTGGTGAATCAATCGATGCAGAATATCTCAAAGAAGTTAAAGATGTGAACATTAACCCTACTTTGATTGAAGAATTTGGTAAAGACATGAAGATTGTCTACACTCCACTTCACGGTACTGGGGAAATGTTGGCTCGTCGTGCTCTTGCTCAAGCAGGATTTGATTCAGTACAAGTCGTTGAAGCTCAAGCAATTCCAGATCCAGATTTCTCTACTGTTAAATCTCCAAACCCAGAAAACCAAGCGGCCTTTGCCCTTGCTGAAGAACTTGGTCGTCAAGTTGGTGCAGATGTTCTTGTCGCAACTGACCCTGACGCAGACCGTGTCGGTGTTGAAGTCCTTCAAAAAGATGGCAGCTACCTTAACCTTTCAGGTAACCAAATCGGTGCTATCATGGCTAAGTACATCTTGGAAGCCCACAAAAACGCTGGAACCCTTCCAGAAAATGCAGCCCTTTGCAAATCAATTGTTTCAACTGACTTGGTAACTAAGATTGCTGAAAGCTACGGCGCAACCATGTTTAACGTCTTGACTGGTTTCAAATTTATCGCTGAAAAAATCCAAGAATTTGAAGAAAAACACAATCACACTTACATGATGGGATTTGAAGAAAGCTTCGGTTACTTGATCAAACCATTCGTACGTGATAAAGACGCTATCCAAGCTGTCCTTGTTGTTGCTGAACTTGCAGCCTACTACCGCTCTCGTGGTTTGACACTTGCTGACGGTATCGAAGAAATCTACAAAGAGTACGGCTACTATGCTGAAAAGACAATCTCTGTTACTCTTTCTGGTGTTGACGGGGCTGAGCAAATCAAAGCCATTATGGCGAAATTCCGTGAAAACGGTCCAAAAGAGTTCAATGGAACTGCCATCGCTGTCGTTGAAGACTTCAAGGCTCAAACTGCTACTGCTGCTGACGGAACTGTTACAAACTTGACAACTCCTCCAAGTGATGTTTTGAAATACACACTTGCTGACGGTTCATGGATTGCTGTTCGCCCTTCAGGAACAGAACCAAAAATCAAGTTTTACATTGCAGTTGTAGGTGAAACTAACGAAGATTCACAAACTAAGATCGCAAACATCGAAGCTGAAATCAATGCTTTTGTAAGGTAAGAAACATAAAGAGGCTGGGCATAGAGCATCCAGCCTCTTATAAGTTATAACAGCAAGACGCAGTAGCTGATTGGCATCTTTGTTCGACTTTTAAGCTCCAAAGATGATCTAATCAGCCTTGCGGGGGTGGGACAACGAACGATTTTTAGTCAAAATTCGTTCTGTCCCACTCCCTTTTTCGTATCAAATCTAAGCATTTTTAAAGACTTTATGGCATACTAGATTTATCAATGAAAAAGAGGTAAACTCATGGAACAATTTTTAGAAAATATTAAAGATCTTGAAGTGACAACTGTTGCTCGTGCTCAAGAAGCTCTTGATAAAAAAGAAACTGCAACATTCTTTATCGGGCGTAAAACTTGTCCTTACTGCCGAAAATTTGCTACAACATTAGCAGGCGTGGTTACTGAAACTAAAGCTCACATCTATTTCATTAATAGTGAAGAACCAAGTCAACTTGAAGCTTTGCGAGATTTCCGTTCACGCTATGAAATTCCAACTGTACCAGGATTCGTTCATATTTCAAATGGACAAATCAAAGTCCGCTGTGACTCTTCAATGTCGGCTCAAGAAATCAAAGAATTCGCTGGATTGTAAAAATCATTAAAAAAAGAAGGCAATAGACCTTCTTTTTTATATATCTGACAGTGGTGTTGCAGTATCAGGAGATGTATCGTAAACTTGAAAGTCCACTCCTACTCCTAGGTCTGCTTGCGCTAACTGATTGACCATGGTCATGTGAGCTAGCTCCTTGATATTATTCTCTTTAGATAAATGTCCTAGGTAAATCTTCTTGGTGCGATTACCTAGTGTGCGAATCATGGCATCGGCTCCATCTTCATTTGAGAGGTGACCAAGATCAGACAGAATCCTTTGCTTGAGTCGCCAAGCATAAGATCCAGCTCTCAGAATCTCGACATCGTGATTAGATTCAATCAAGTAGCCATCTGCATTCTCGACAATGCCAGCCATACGGTCACTGACATAACCTGTATCCGTCAGCATAACAAAGCTCTTGTCATCCTTCATAAAACGGTAGAATTGGGGAGCAACTGCATCATGGCTAACTCCAAAACTCTCAATGTCGATATCTCCAAATGTTTTAGTTTTCCCCATTTCAAAGATATGCTTTTGTGAAGAGTCAACTTTACCTAGATACTTACTATTTTCCATAGCTTGCCAGGTTTTATCATTGGCGTAAAGATCCATGCCATACTTACGGGCTAAAACTCCGACACCGTGAATATGGTCAGCATGCTCATGCGTAATCAAAATAGCATCCAAATCTTCTGGTTTACGATTGATTTCACCCAATAAGCTTGTAATTTTTTTGCCAGATAAGCCGGCATCTACTAAAATCTTTTTCTTAGGGGTTTCTAGATAAAAGGAATTTCCACTAGAACCCGATGCTAAAATACTATATTTAAAGCCTGTTTCACTCATTCTAGTCTTCTACTTCATCCTCCCATACTTCTTCTTTTACAGCATCATTATCATAAGGAAGAACAATGGTAAAGGTTGAACCCTTGCCATATTCACTCTTGGCCCAGATAAAACCATTGTGTTGTTTGATGATTTCTTTTGCTATTGCAAGACCTAAACCAGTCCCACCTTGGGCACGACTTCTAGCCTTATCAACCCTGTAGAAACGGTCAAAAATCTTCGGTAAATCTTCTTTAGGAATTCCAAGTCCTTGATCCGAAATTGATAAAATCATCTGGTCATCTGTGGTTTTCATACTAACTGTAATTTTACCACCATCTGGAGAATATTTGATAGCATTATTTAAAATATTATCAATTACCTGAGTCATCTTATCTGTATCAATTTCAATCCAGACCGATGTAATCGGATAATCCCGAACCAACTCGTATTTTTTTTCTTCATCCTGCGTTCGCATCTTGTCGAAACGATTAAGGATAAATGTGATGAATGCTGTGAAGTTAATCAACTCAACATCCAAATGACCGGTTGCATTATCAATGCGCGAAAGATGCAAGAGGTCCGTTACCATTCGCATCATGCGGTTAGTCTCATTTAGAGATACTTTGATAAAATCAGGAGCAACAGGTTCATATAATGCACCCTCATCCAAGGCTTCTAGGTAAGATTTTACACTGGTCAAAGGAGTTCGCAATTCATGACTAACATTTGAAACGAATAGTCTTCTCTCGCGTTCTTCTTTCTCTTGTTCAGTCGTATCATGTAGGACTGCTACCAAACCAGAGATAAAGCCAGATTCTCTACGAATCAAGGCAAAACGCACACGCAAGCTGACGTACTCCCCATTTACATTTTGGGAATAAATCATCAATTCAGGACTTTGAGTAATCAAGTCTCTCAGTTCATACTCATCTTCAATCTTGAGCAACTCTAAAATGTTCTGATTGAGCGCATCATCACTTTCGATCCCAAGTTGTCTTTTAGCCATATCATTAATCATAGTGATTTGACCACGACGATTGGTTGCAAGAACCCCATCTGTCATATATGACAGGATACTATGCAATCTTTTACTTTCCTGCTCAAGGTTTTCTTGAGTTAGACGAATAACTTCAGACAAATCATTTAAGTTATTCGTAATGTTAGTGATTTCAGTATTCCCCTGCATATCTAATACCTGAGAATAATCACCAG
The window above is part of the Streptococcus sp. Marseille-Q6470 genome. Proteins encoded here:
- a CDS encoding phospho-sugar mutase gives rise to the protein MTYQENFQKWADFADLPDYLRRDLESMDEKTKEDAFYTNLEFGTAGMRGLIGAGTNRINIYVVRQATEGLARLIESKGGNEKDRGVAIAYDSRHFSPEFAFESAAVLAKHGIKSYVFESLRPTPELSFAVRHLNCFAGIMITASHNPAPFNGYKVYGEDGGQMPPHDADALTTYIRAIENPFAVEVADVEAEKASGLIEVIGESIDAEYLKEVKDVNINPTLIEEFGKDMKIVYTPLHGTGEMLARRALAQAGFDSVQVVEAQAIPDPDFSTVKSPNPENQAAFALAEELGRQVGADVLVATDPDADRVGVEVLQKDGSYLNLSGNQIGAIMAKYILEAHKNAGTLPENAALCKSIVSTDLVTKIAESYGATMFNVLTGFKFIAEKIQEFEEKHNHTYMMGFEESFGYLIKPFVRDKDAIQAVLVVAELAAYYRSRGLTLADGIEEIYKEYGYYAEKTISVTLSGVDGAEQIKAIMAKFRENGPKEFNGTAIAVVEDFKAQTATAADGTVTNLTTPPSDVLKYTLADGSWIAVRPSGTEPKIKFYIAVVGETNEDSQTKIANIEAEINAFVR
- a CDS encoding thioredoxin, with product MEQFLENIKDLEVTTVARAQEALDKKETATFFIGRKTCPYCRKFATTLAGVVTETKAHIYFINSEEPSQLEALRDFRSRYEIPTVPGFVHISNGQIKVRCDSSMSAQEIKEFAGL
- a CDS encoding MBL fold metallo-hydrolase; this encodes MSETGFKYSILASGSSGNSFYLETPKKKILVDAGLSGKKITSLLGEINRKPEDLDAILITHEHADHIHGVGVLARKYGMDLYANDKTWQAMENSKYLGKVDSSQKHIFEMGKTKTFGDIDIESFGVSHDAVAPQFYRFMKDDKSFVMLTDTGYVSDRMAGIVENADGYLIESNHDVEILRAGSYAWRLKQRILSDLGHLSNEDGADAMIRTLGNRTKKIYLGHLSKENNIKELAHMTMVNQLAQADLGVGVDFQVYDTSPDTATPLSDI
- the vicK gene encoding cell wall metabolism sensor histidine kinase VicK — translated: MIDIIKQTILTRDFVFVLILIGFIMLVSFLLLEGRRDNIRLKQLNQKIKDLIAGDYSQVLDMQGNTEITNITNNLNDLSEVIRLTQENLEQESKRLHSILSYMTDGVLATNRRGQITMINDMAKRQLGIESDDALNQNILELLKIEDEYELRDLITQSPELMIYSQNVNGEYVSLRVRFALIRRESGFISGLVAVLHDTTEQEKEERERRLFVSNVSHELRTPLTSVKSYLEALDEGALYEPVAPDFIKVSLNETNRMMRMVTDLLHLSRIDNATGHLDVELINFTAFITFILNRFDKMRTQDEEKKYELVRDYPITSVWIEIDTDKMTQVIDNILNNAIKYSPDGGKITVSMKTTDDQMILSISDQGLGIPKEDLPKIFDRFYRVDKARSRAQGGTGLGLAIAKEIIKQHNGFIWAKSEYGKGSTFTIVLPYDNDAVKEEVWEDEVED